One region of Oryza glaberrima chromosome 7, OglaRS2, whole genome shotgun sequence genomic DNA includes:
- the LOC127779290 gene encoding F-box/LRR-repeat protein 13-like isoform X2 — protein sequence MEAAAAAAKKRRFGRSTGKGSLGSDGLDHISCLPEAILGEIISLLPTKDAARTQAVSRRWRPLWRSTPLNLDVDSLSTQERKRTMFVSRILASHPGPARRLSLPFFRLRDRYAKLDGWLRSPALADLQELDFSYDIEDEEALYPLPPSALRFAPTLRVVELRTCHFPNGMAPALHFPRLARLTLYRVTISEDTLHGLLSRCSALENLLLVGNFGIRRLRINSPFLRSLGFSASSWEGYRDANFQEVVIEDAPCLERLMPLYPNHGPATIRVIAAPKLEVLGVLSDGISQLHLGTTFFQKMIAVNLTTSIRTVKVLVLDSNGPNLDVVVDFLKCFPCLERLYVVAAQADMTFGTK from the exons atggaggcggcggcggcggcagccaagAAGCGGAGGTTTGGTCGGTCCACGGGCAAGGGATCGCTGGGTAGTGACGGCCTCGACCACATCAGCTGCCTCCCCGAAGCCATCCTCGGTGAGatcatctccctcctccccaccaaGGACGCCGCCCGCACGCAGGCCGTCTCCCGCCGGTGGCGCCCGCTCTGGCGCTCCACGCCCCTCAACCTCGACGTCGACTCGCTTTCCACCCAGGAGCGCAAGCGCACCATGTTCGTCTCCAGGATCCTCGCCTCCCACCCTGGCCCCGCTCGCCGCTTGTCCCTCCCCTTCTTCCGCCTCCGCGACCGGTACGCCAAGCTGGACGGATGGCTCCGCTCCCCCGCCCTCGCCGACCTCCAGGAGCTCGACTTCAGCTACGACatcgaggacgaggaggcgctctacccgctgccgccgtccgcgCTGCGGTTCGCTCCCACCCTCCGCGTCGTCGAACTCCGCACATGCCATTTCCCCAACGGAATGGCACCGGCGCTGCATTTCCCACGCCTGGCGCGGCTCACGCTGTACCGCGTCACCATCTCGGAGGACACCCTCCATGGCTTGCTCTCACGCTGCTCTGCATTGGAGAACCTTTTGCTGGTGGGGAATTTCGGCATTCGTCGCCTTCGCATCAACTCCCCATTTCTCAGGAGCTTAGGCTTCTCTGCTTCTTCTTGGGAAGGATATCGTGATGCCAACTTCCAGGAGGTGGTCATCGAGGACGCTCCATGCCTCGAGAGGCTGATGCCACTTTATCCCAATCATGGTCCGGCGACCATTCGGGTGATCGCGGCGCCTAAACTGGAGGTACTAGGTGTGCTCTCTGATGGCATATCTCAACTCCACCTTGGAACAACATTTTTTCAG AAAATGATTGCTGTCAACCTGACAACCTCGATTCGAACGGTGAAGGTTTTGGTTCTTGATTCAAATGGCCCTAATCTGGATGTAGTTGTTGACTTCCTCAAATGCTTCCCCTGCTTGGAGAGGCTGTATGTTGTA GCGGCGCAGGCGGACATGACCTTTGGAaccaaatga
- the LOC127779290 gene encoding F-box/LRR-repeat protein 13-like isoform X1 yields the protein MEAAAAAAKKRRFGRSTGKGSLGSDGLDHISCLPEAILGEIISLLPTKDAARTQAVSRRWRPLWRSTPLNLDVDSLSTQERKRTMFVSRILASHPGPARRLSLPFFRLRDRYAKLDGWLRSPALADLQELDFSYDIEDEEALYPLPPSALRFAPTLRVVELRTCHFPNGMAPALHFPRLARLTLYRVTISEDTLHGLLSRCSALENLLLVGNFGIRRLRINSPFLRSLGFSASSWEGYRDANFQEVVIEDAPCLERLMPLYPNHGPATIRVIAAPKLEVLGVLSDGISQLHLGTTFFQKMIAVNLTTSIRTVKVLVLDSNGPNLDVVVDFLKCFPCLERLYVVSRPHKVIKNIRSYDPLHPIECMELHLRKVVIRYYEGKRPDVDFAKFFVLNAKVLREMDFCSPSNRNLKWQDNQHRRLSLENKASQVAQFTFKTTSRTRNELTRNRHTHELSMSDPFDFSSCLCSSCRFFFQL from the exons atggaggcggcggcggcggcagccaagAAGCGGAGGTTTGGTCGGTCCACGGGCAAGGGATCGCTGGGTAGTGACGGCCTCGACCACATCAGCTGCCTCCCCGAAGCCATCCTCGGTGAGatcatctccctcctccccaccaaGGACGCCGCCCGCACGCAGGCCGTCTCCCGCCGGTGGCGCCCGCTCTGGCGCTCCACGCCCCTCAACCTCGACGTCGACTCGCTTTCCACCCAGGAGCGCAAGCGCACCATGTTCGTCTCCAGGATCCTCGCCTCCCACCCTGGCCCCGCTCGCCGCTTGTCCCTCCCCTTCTTCCGCCTCCGCGACCGGTACGCCAAGCTGGACGGATGGCTCCGCTCCCCCGCCCTCGCCGACCTCCAGGAGCTCGACTTCAGCTACGACatcgaggacgaggaggcgctctacccgctgccgccgtccgcgCTGCGGTTCGCTCCCACCCTCCGCGTCGTCGAACTCCGCACATGCCATTTCCCCAACGGAATGGCACCGGCGCTGCATTTCCCACGCCTGGCGCGGCTCACGCTGTACCGCGTCACCATCTCGGAGGACACCCTCCATGGCTTGCTCTCACGCTGCTCTGCATTGGAGAACCTTTTGCTGGTGGGGAATTTCGGCATTCGTCGCCTTCGCATCAACTCCCCATTTCTCAGGAGCTTAGGCTTCTCTGCTTCTTCTTGGGAAGGATATCGTGATGCCAACTTCCAGGAGGTGGTCATCGAGGACGCTCCATGCCTCGAGAGGCTGATGCCACTTTATCCCAATCATGGTCCGGCGACCATTCGGGTGATCGCGGCGCCTAAACTGGAGGTACTAGGTGTGCTCTCTGATGGCATATCTCAACTCCACCTTGGAACAACATTTTTTCAG AAAATGATTGCTGTCAACCTGACAACCTCGATTCGAACGGTGAAGGTTTTGGTTCTTGATTCAAATGGCCCTAATCTGGATGTAGTTGTTGACTTCCTCAAATGCTTCCCCTGCTTGGAGAGGCTGTATGTTGTA TCTCGCCCACATAAGGTTATCAAGAATATAAGGAGCTATGACCCACTACATCCAATAGAATGCATGGAGCTCCATCTCAGAAAAGTGGTGATAAGATATTATGAAGGCAAGAGGCCAGATGTTGACTTTGCCAAGTTCTTTGTTCTGAATGCAAAAGTGCTAAGAGAAATGGATTTCTGTAGCCCTAGCAATCGCAATCTGAAATGGCAGGATAATCAACACAGGCGCCTTTCATTGGAAAATAAGGCTTCTCAAGTTGCTCAATTTACATTTAAAACTACCTCTAGGACTAGGAATGAGTTGACTAGGAACAGGCATACACATGAATTGTCAATGTCTGATCCTTTTGATTTCTCTTCATGTCTATGCTCTTCGTGTCGATTCTTCTTCCAGTTATGA